A genome region from Corallococcus soli includes the following:
- a CDS encoding BamA/TamA family outer membrane protein: MPLPLNPRRLPALLAVALLGLGAPRARAQDLPPSTSGLLGPAEIAEVVVDSPGKTKHGTISSYAQLGVGDTVDDVELKKVERRLLSTGLFQDVRVRTEPLPDGRVRLHLEVKDKASWVVAPTVALSSANTGGGLLYAENNLAGRAKKLAAAAQVSTGESGIFVGYLDPLVFGLPQLKFSLEGQLRSDRVDEYLPGASQDDPAIVRRTRLNSASLAGELGFILFERVRAAAKYRLASIDAQSPDAEKPVTEQAFSVGPSMRDTSLRFMVGLDSRQTLHAVTEGLNLEGSYEVSVPGVWSEFRYRKFGILYRQGLRFFSENNLVLRGELSVGKDLPFHQELVMGGGTLRGFQYRQFRGDTRLTFTAEYHFPLFSIKSLAFRGVGFSDTGLIAFRELPQGGTLRDANGRVIRGYLPESKSGLDNATVAQGVGAGLRLYLSNVVLPLLGVDVAYGVNSGQVRVYLVAGVTPS, translated from the coding sequence GTGCCTCTCCCCCTGAATCCCCGCCGTCTCCCCGCCCTGCTCGCCGTCGCCCTCCTGGGCCTGGGCGCGCCCCGGGCCCGTGCCCAGGACCTGCCACCGTCCACTTCCGGACTCCTGGGGCCCGCGGAGATCGCGGAGGTCGTGGTGGACAGCCCGGGCAAGACGAAGCACGGGACCATCAGCTCCTACGCGCAGCTGGGTGTGGGCGACACGGTGGATGACGTGGAGCTGAAGAAGGTGGAGCGGCGCCTGCTGTCCACCGGGCTGTTCCAGGACGTGCGGGTGCGCACGGAGCCCCTGCCCGACGGGCGGGTGCGACTCCACCTGGAGGTGAAGGACAAGGCGTCGTGGGTGGTGGCCCCCACCGTGGCGCTGTCGTCCGCCAACACCGGCGGCGGCCTGCTCTACGCGGAGAACAACCTGGCCGGCCGCGCGAAGAAGCTGGCCGCGGCGGCCCAGGTCAGCACCGGCGAGAGCGGCATCTTCGTGGGCTACCTGGATCCGCTCGTCTTCGGGCTGCCGCAGCTCAAGTTCAGCCTGGAGGGACAGCTGCGCAGCGACCGCGTGGATGAATACCTCCCCGGCGCCAGCCAGGACGACCCCGCCATCGTCCGGCGCACGCGGCTCAACTCCGCGTCGCTGGCCGGAGAGCTGGGCTTCATCCTCTTCGAGCGCGTGCGCGCGGCGGCGAAGTACCGCCTGGCCAGCATCGACGCGCAGTCCCCCGACGCCGAGAAGCCGGTGACGGAGCAGGCCTTCTCCGTGGGCCCGTCGATGCGCGACACGTCGCTGCGGTTCATGGTGGGGCTGGACTCGCGCCAGACGCTGCACGCGGTGACGGAGGGCCTCAACCTGGAGGGCTCCTACGAGGTGTCCGTCCCGGGCGTGTGGAGCGAGTTCCGCTACCGCAAGTTCGGCATCCTCTACCGCCAGGGCCTGCGCTTCTTCAGCGAGAACAACCTCGTCCTGCGAGGCGAGCTGTCCGTGGGAAAGGACCTGCCCTTCCACCAGGAGCTGGTGATGGGCGGCGGCACCCTGCGCGGCTTCCAGTACCGCCAGTTCCGCGGCGACACGCGGCTCACCTTCACCGCCGAGTACCACTTCCCGCTCTTCTCCATCAAATCGCTGGCGTTCCGGGGCGTGGGCTTCTCCGACACGGGCCTCATCGCCTTTCGCGAGCTGCCCCAGGGCGGGACCCTGCGGGACGCCAACGGGCGCGTCATCCGCGGCTACCTGCCCGAATCCAAATCGGGGCTCGACAACGCCACCGTGGCCCAGGGCGTGGGCGCGGGCCTGCGCCTGTACCTGAGCAACGTCGTGCTGCCGCTGCTCGGAGTGGACGTGGCCTACGGCGTCAACTCCGGGCAGGTGCGCGTCTACCTGGTCGCGGGCGTCACGCCTTCTTGA
- a CDS encoding lysophospholipid acyltransferase family protein, whose protein sequence is MGALLLWALTRPFDADGRMLHLYSCFWAQLYFYVNPLWHLRVEGRERLPWKGAAVLVANHESLADILVLFGLYRPFKWVSKAENFKLPLIGWNMRLNRYVPLIRGDRESIIQMMAGCERWLSRGIPILMFPEGTRSKDGEVKAFKDGAFTLSIQQRCPIIPIVLTGTARTIPKHGLVIQQAVHARVRVLEPIDPAGFNGDVHALRDHVRDVIVREKARMEAER, encoded by the coding sequence ATGGGTGCACTGCTGCTGTGGGCACTCACCCGCCCGTTCGACGCGGATGGGCGCATGCTGCACCTGTATTCGTGCTTCTGGGCGCAGCTGTATTTCTACGTGAACCCGCTGTGGCACCTGCGGGTGGAGGGCCGCGAACGCCTGCCGTGGAAGGGCGCGGCGGTGCTGGTGGCCAACCACGAGTCACTGGCGGACATCCTGGTCCTGTTCGGCCTCTACCGGCCGTTCAAGTGGGTGTCCAAGGCGGAGAACTTCAAGCTGCCGCTCATCGGCTGGAACATGCGCCTCAACCGCTACGTACCGCTCATCCGGGGCGACCGCGAGAGCATCATCCAGATGATGGCCGGGTGTGAGCGCTGGCTTTCGCGCGGCATCCCCATCCTCATGTTCCCCGAAGGCACCCGCTCCAAGGATGGCGAGGTGAAGGCCTTCAAGGACGGCGCCTTCACGCTGTCCATCCAGCAGCGCTGCCCCATCATCCCCATCGTCCTCACCGGCACCGCGCGGACCATCCCCAAGCACGGGCTGGTCATCCAGCAGGCGGTCCACGCCCGGGTGCGCGTGCTGGAGCCCATCGACCCGGCCGGCTTCAACGGGGACGTACACGCCCTGCGCGACCATGTGCGCGACGTCATTGTCCGAGAGAAGGCGCGCATGGAAGCCGAACGTTGA
- a CDS encoding MaoC family dehydratase has product MNPAETGERKELFLDDLQVGQRFVSGTHAVDAEQIIAFARQFDPQGFHLDDEAAKDTLFESLAASGWHTAAITMKLNVQGGLPFRGGIIGAGGEIRWPRPTRPGDVLHVESEVVEVTPSRTNPARGIATVRSETRNQRGDVVQVLTAKLVLPRRPASG; this is encoded by the coding sequence ATGAATCCAGCGGAGACGGGGGAGCGGAAGGAATTGTTCCTGGACGACCTCCAGGTGGGCCAGCGTTTCGTCAGCGGCACGCATGCCGTGGACGCGGAGCAGATCATCGCCTTCGCCCGGCAGTTTGATCCGCAGGGCTTCCACCTGGACGACGAAGCCGCGAAGGACACGCTCTTCGAAAGCCTGGCGGCGAGCGGCTGGCACACGGCCGCCATCACCATGAAGCTCAACGTGCAGGGGGGCCTGCCGTTCCGGGGGGGCATCATCGGGGCGGGCGGGGAGATCCGCTGGCCCAGGCCCACGCGTCCCGGGGACGTGCTGCACGTGGAGAGCGAGGTGGTGGAGGTCACCCCCTCGCGCACGAATCCGGCGCGAGGCATCGCCACGGTGCGCAGTGAGACGCGCAACCAGCGGGGGGACGTGGTGCAGGTGCTCACCGCGAAGCTGGTCCTGCCCCGCCGCCCGGCGAGCGGGTGA
- a CDS encoding fatty acid desaturase family protein, with translation MSRGTPDFDLASVDAEGFYRELKEIRAQVDASLGEADAAHLRKLERWGRVATGLGVGTAWIAPNPLSAVALGLGRSTRWLLMHHVGHRGYDRVPGLPASRTSKGFAKGHRRFLDWLDWMLPEAWVFEHNVLHHSHTGEDADPDLLERNAEGTLRDTGRPLPLRYLQLALLAITWRASYYAPETLGSLRRKGRREGGSLTRAEVWELVTRCYLPYAAVNFGLYPAAFLVLGPWAAFSVLCNSVMADVVTNLHTFFVVGPNHTGEDLYRFDSAPANKAERMVQQVLGSANYRTGGDLNDYAHLWLNYQIEHHLWPDLPMLKYAEVQPKVRALCEKYGIPYVQESVWTRARKMVDVVVGKASMKRLAKAGAPAATDASVDAAAAEASAA, from the coding sequence ATGTCCCGCGGCACCCCCGACTTCGACCTCGCCTCCGTGGACGCGGAGGGCTTCTACCGGGAGCTGAAGGAGATCCGCGCCCAGGTGGACGCCTCCCTGGGCGAGGCGGACGCGGCGCACCTGCGCAAGCTGGAGCGCTGGGGACGGGTGGCCACCGGGCTGGGCGTGGGCACGGCGTGGATCGCCCCCAACCCCCTGAGCGCGGTGGCGCTGGGCCTGGGGCGCTCGACGCGCTGGCTGCTCATGCACCACGTGGGGCACCGGGGCTACGACCGGGTGCCGGGCCTGCCCGCGTCGCGCACGAGCAAGGGCTTCGCGAAGGGCCACCGACGCTTCCTGGACTGGCTGGACTGGATGCTGCCGGAGGCGTGGGTCTTCGAGCACAACGTGCTGCACCACTCGCACACCGGCGAGGACGCGGACCCCGACCTGCTGGAGCGCAACGCGGAGGGCACGCTCCGGGACACGGGCCGGCCGCTGCCGCTGCGCTACCTGCAGCTGGCGCTCCTGGCCATCACCTGGCGCGCCAGCTACTACGCGCCGGAGACGCTGGGGTCGCTGCGGCGCAAGGGCCGGCGTGAGGGCGGGTCGCTGACGCGGGCGGAGGTGTGGGAGCTGGTGACGCGCTGCTACCTGCCGTACGCGGCCGTCAACTTCGGCCTGTACCCGGCGGCGTTCCTGGTGCTGGGGCCGTGGGCGGCGTTCAGCGTGCTCTGCAACTCCGTGATGGCGGACGTCGTCACCAACCTGCACACGTTCTTCGTCGTGGGGCCCAACCACACCGGCGAGGACCTGTACCGCTTCGACAGCGCGCCCGCGAACAAGGCCGAGCGCATGGTGCAGCAGGTGCTGGGCAGCGCGAACTACCGCACGGGCGGCGACCTCAACGACTACGCCCACCTGTGGCTGAACTATCAAATCGAGCACCACCTCTGGCCGGACCTGCCGATGCTGAAGTACGCCGAGGTGCAGCCGAAGGTGCGCGCCCTGTGCGAGAAGTACGGCATCCCCTACGTGCAGGAGAGCGTCTGGACGCGCGCGCGCAAGATGGTGGACGTCGTCGTGGGCAAGGCGTCCATGAAGCGGCTGGCGAAGGCCGGGGCTCCGGCGGCGACGGACGCGAGCGTGGACGCGGCGGCGGCGGAGGCCTCCGCGGCCTGA
- the def gene encoding peptide deformylase yields the protein MVLKIVQAGEPVLRQRARELTPEEIGSEETRRLIALMRDTMRDAPGVGLAAPQVGVGLRLVVIEDRAEYQAGATPADLATRERAPVAFHVLINPRLVVEDPTPAEFHEGCLSVNGFAALVPRARGVRVEALDEHGQPVSLSARGWYARILQHEVDHLDGTLYVDRMETRSLTTQDNHRRHWMGRSTAQVREALGLPERQTGIPPEETS from the coding sequence ATGGTGCTCAAGATCGTCCAGGCAGGAGAGCCGGTGCTGCGACAGCGCGCCCGCGAGCTGACCCCCGAGGAGATTGGCAGTGAGGAGACGCGACGGCTCATCGCGCTGATGCGCGACACGATGCGGGACGCGCCCGGCGTGGGGCTGGCGGCGCCCCAGGTGGGGGTGGGCCTGCGGCTGGTCGTCATCGAGGACCGCGCGGAGTACCAGGCCGGCGCGACGCCCGCGGACCTGGCCACGCGGGAGCGCGCGCCGGTGGCGTTCCACGTGTTGATCAACCCCAGGTTGGTGGTGGAGGACCCGACGCCCGCGGAGTTCCATGAGGGCTGCCTGAGCGTGAACGGGTTCGCGGCGCTGGTGCCCCGGGCGCGCGGCGTGCGGGTGGAGGCGCTGGACGAGCACGGGCAGCCGGTGTCGCTGTCGGCGCGGGGCTGGTACGCGCGCATCCTCCAGCACGAGGTGGACCACCTGGACGGCACCCTCTACGTGGACCGCATGGAGACGCGCAGCCTCACCACGCAGGACAACCACCGCCGGCATTGGATGGGCAGGAGCACGGCGCAGGTGCGCGAGGCGCTGGGGCTGCCCGAAAGACAGACGGGGATTCCCCCGGAGGAGACGTCATGA